From Deinococcus sp. HSC-46F16, the proteins below share one genomic window:
- a CDS encoding metalloregulator ArsR/SmtB family transcription factor → MRTASQDDVCEVACVHPKAVARVRATLPDAGGVEDATALLKVIADPTRFRILSALNVEELCVCDLAAVVGISESAASHQLRLLRAHRLVTFRKEGRIAYYRLLDQHINGLIGSAVDHVRE, encoded by the coding sequence GTGAGAACCGCCTCTCAAGATGACGTGTGTGAGGTCGCCTGCGTCCACCCCAAGGCGGTCGCCCGTGTGCGCGCCACTTTGCCTGACGCGGGAGGGGTGGAGGACGCCACCGCCCTGCTCAAGGTCATCGCTGATCCGACTCGTTTCCGCATCCTCAGCGCCCTGAACGTAGAGGAACTGTGCGTGTGTGATCTGGCAGCGGTGGTCGGCATCAGCGAGAGTGCGGCGAGCCATCAGTTGCGCTTGCTGCGCGCTCACCGGCTGGTCACCTTCCGCAAGGAGGGACGCATCGCCTACTACCGCCTGCTCGACCAGCACATCAACGGCTTGATCGGCAGCGCGGTGGACCACGTGCGCGAGTGA
- a CDS encoding SCO family protein, translating into MSDTSSSSAPLQAPAGRPVWQFMLWALLAVTLLLGGVWAYARMKSPFPFYGTVFNAEEAAPALVGTGEDGRPFALSDLRGQTVAVFFGFLHCPNICPTTLASLEQVRQALPEKDRANFRTVLVTLDPARDTVSKLREYVTYFSPSAKGVFIPEPGLADAAAAWGVGYQKADIENELTYQINHTTGVYLIDREGRRRVVWDYTQLTRVDRVTADIREVMQ; encoded by the coding sequence ATGAGTGACACTTCTTCCTCTTCTGCCCCCCTCCAGGCCCCTGCCGGGCGTCCCGTCTGGCAGTTCATGCTGTGGGCCCTGCTGGCGGTCACCCTGCTGCTGGGAGGTGTCTGGGCCTACGCCCGCATGAAAAGTCCCTTCCCGTTCTACGGCACAGTGTTCAACGCGGAGGAGGCCGCACCGGCCCTGGTGGGCACCGGAGAGGATGGGCGACCCTTCGCCCTGAGTGACCTGCGTGGACAGACGGTCGCGGTGTTTTTCGGCTTCCTGCACTGCCCCAATATCTGTCCGACCACCCTGGCCTCGCTGGAGCAGGTCCGTCAGGCCCTTCCGGAGAAGGACCGGGCCAACTTCCGCACGGTGCTCGTGACCCTCGACCCCGCTCGGGACACGGTCAGCAAGCTGCGGGAGTATGTGACCTACTTCAGCCCGTCCGCCAAAGGCGTGTTCATTCCGGAACCGGGGCTGGCCGACGCGGCCGCCGCCTGGGGCGTGGGGTACCAGAAGGCCGACATCGAGAACGAGCTGACCTACCAGATCAACCACACCACCGGGGTCTATCTGATCGACCGGGAGGGACGGCGGCGGGTGGTCTGGGATTACACCCAGCTCACGCGGGTAGACCGGGTGACGGCGGATATCCGAGAAGTGATGCAGTAA